In Liquorilactobacillus nagelii DSM 13675, the following proteins share a genomic window:
- the pfkB gene encoding 1-phosphofructokinase, producing MIYTITLNPAIDLFIDTKKLAANSVNRTNGYDLQANGKGINVSFILNKIGIPTTATGIGGGFTLEYIKNKLQLNHIPYYFTKSQGLTRINVFTRVKSENKEYKLVNPGPEVTLAEQKKLLTYFKEKLKKDDLICISGSFSTGISPDILQDFAKLAEQKQTKLVIDTSYQQVMDILPYHPWIIKPNEDEIKKWFSLTGQVDQKQLVKLGKRLVTKGAQMVLISLGSKGALLITSSKVFYGNAPKIQELNTACAGDSMLGAFIGNLINQKGLETALKKAIAAGSDAARQEWITNFITAKELEKQIKIESNNI from the coding sequence ATGATTTATACTATTACTCTTAATCCAGCAATTGATCTTTTTATTGACACCAAAAAGCTGGCAGCAAATAGTGTCAATCGAACTAACGGATATGATCTACAAGCTAATGGAAAAGGAATCAATGTTTCTTTTATTCTAAATAAAATTGGGATTCCAACTACAGCTACAGGAATAGGAGGCGGTTTTACTCTTGAATATATTAAGAATAAACTTCAACTTAATCATATACCATATTATTTTACCAAAAGTCAAGGACTAACTAGAATTAATGTTTTTACCAGAGTCAAAAGTGAAAACAAGGAATATAAATTAGTTAATCCTGGACCAGAAGTAACTTTAGCTGAACAAAAAAAGTTGTTAACTTATTTCAAAGAAAAATTAAAAAAGGACGATCTGATTTGTATTTCAGGTAGTTTCTCTACTGGAATTTCTCCTGACATTTTACAAGACTTTGCTAAATTAGCTGAACAGAAGCAAACAAAATTGGTCATTGATACTAGTTATCAACAAGTTATGGATATTTTACCTTATCATCCGTGGATCATTAAGCCAAATGAAGATGAAATCAAAAAATGGTTTAGTCTGACAGGTCAGGTTGATCAGAAACAATTAGTGAAATTAGGCAAACGGTTAGTTACTAAGGGAGCTCAAATGGTACTGATTTCTTTAGGGTCAAAAGGAGCTTTGTTAATAACCTCAAGTAAAGTTTTTTATGGAAACGCTCCTAAGATTCAAGAGCTGAATACAGCTTGTGCAGGAGATTCAATGCTGGGAGCGTTTATTGGAAATTTAATTAATCAGAAAGGTTTGGAAACAGCGTTAAAAAAGGCGATTGCAGCTGGTAGTGATGCTGCTAGACAAGAGTGGATCACTAATTTTATAACTGCTAAAGAATTGGAAAAACAGATAAAAATCGAATCAAATAATATCTAA
- a CDS encoding fructose-bisphosphatase class III, whose translation MSFTQELLQEKFPTRQAVITEITNLEAILNLPKATEHFVSDLHGEFAAFDHILRNGSGNIKQKIFDNFAGQLTPKSIQEFATLVYYPTDKLEFQKQQMNGEELDQWYLDTFSRVIKLLKVSATKYTRSKVRKAMDPSFVYITEELLYTDQQQLDKRNYYNRILHNLLELGQADKFIVATCDTIQRLIVDHLHVIGDIYDRGPQPDKIVERLIKYHSVDIQWGNHDILWVGAMAGSALCMMNLLRICARYNNLSIIEDSYGINLRHLSMYAEHNYQDLAAFHPRMIKDEQQPKESELRLISQIQQATAVIQFKLEGQLKQRHQGWNLPGVGLLDQIDWEKNTIKIGKEDFPLVNTCFSTVDHAHPFELTAEEKSVTEGLLNSFSNSTDLRRHLDFLMKKGKMYETANGNLLFHGCIPVDEKGNFLVLKCQQESYAGQALLSFFEKQLRNAYAHPECRDDLATDLTWYLWQGPLSPLFGKHEMATFARYFVKEEKTHLEHKNAYFKLRHQEWFCRQLLQEFGLNPETGHIINGHTPVKKGHQPIMANKKMIVIDGGYSKAYQPTTGIGGYTLLYNSYGLQLITHHPFTSKADAIKNGTDIISTKRVVNQELKRQTVADTDTGTALKQKIRQLHQLLANYDE comes from the coding sequence ATGTCATTTACGCAAGAGCTGTTGCAAGAAAAGTTTCCGACTCGACAAGCTGTAATTACTGAAATAACCAATTTGGAGGCCATTTTAAATTTACCCAAGGCAACTGAACATTTTGTTAGTGATTTACATGGGGAATTTGCAGCATTTGATCATATTTTGCGCAACGGTTCAGGTAATATTAAACAGAAAATTTTTGATAACTTTGCTGGCCAATTAACTCCCAAAAGTATTCAAGAATTTGCTACTTTAGTTTACTATCCAACTGACAAGTTAGAGTTTCAAAAGCAGCAAATGAATGGCGAAGAACTTGACCAGTGGTATTTAGATACCTTTTCCCGGGTTATAAAATTACTTAAGGTTTCGGCTACTAAATATACTAGATCTAAAGTTCGAAAAGCAATGGATCCAAGTTTTGTATATATCACTGAAGAATTACTCTATACTGATCAACAACAGCTGGATAAGCGTAATTATTATAATCGAATTTTGCATAACTTGTTAGAGCTCGGTCAAGCCGATAAGTTTATTGTTGCTACCTGTGATACGATCCAACGGTTAATTGTTGATCATTTGCATGTGATTGGTGACATTTATGATCGTGGCCCACAGCCTGATAAGATAGTGGAACGGCTAATTAAATACCATTCTGTCGACATTCAATGGGGAAATCATGATATTTTATGGGTCGGAGCAATGGCAGGTTCAGCTCTATGTATGATGAACTTGCTGCGAATTTGTGCCCGCTATAACAATTTGTCAATTATCGAGGACAGTTACGGAATTAATTTGCGGCACTTGTCCATGTATGCTGAACACAATTATCAGGATCTGGCAGCCTTTCATCCGCGAATGATTAAAGATGAGCAGCAGCCAAAAGAGAGCGAATTACGGTTGATTTCGCAAATTCAACAAGCAACTGCAGTTATTCAGTTTAAACTTGAAGGACAGCTAAAACAACGCCATCAAGGTTGGAATTTGCCTGGAGTCGGTTTGCTAGACCAAATTGACTGGGAAAAAAATACTATTAAGATTGGTAAGGAGGATTTTCCGTTAGTTAATACTTGTTTTTCAACTGTTGATCATGCACATCCATTTGAGTTGACTGCTGAAGAAAAATCAGTGACTGAAGGACTTTTGAATTCCTTTAGTAATTCAACCGATTTGCGTCGCCATTTAGACTTTTTAATGAAAAAAGGAAAAATGTATGAGACGGCTAATGGCAATCTTTTGTTCCATGGATGTATTCCAGTTGATGAAAAAGGAAATTTTTTAGTCCTTAAATGTCAGCAAGAGAGTTATGCGGGACAAGCATTATTAAGTTTTTTTGAAAAACAATTGCGAAATGCTTATGCTCATCCTGAATGCCGTGATGATTTAGCGACTGATCTAACCTGGTATCTCTGGCAAGGCCCACTGTCACCACTATTTGGTAAACATGAAATGGCGACTTTTGCCCGTTATTTTGTTAAAGAAGAAAAGACTCATTTGGAGCATAAAAATGCGTATTTTAAATTAAGACATCAAGAATGGTTTTGTCGTCAGCTACTACAAGAATTTGGCTTGAATCCGGAAACGGGGCACATTATTAACGGACATACACCGGTGAAAAAAGGCCACCAGCCGATTATGGCCAATAAAAAAATGATTGTCATTGATGGTGGTTATTCAAAAGCTTACCAGCCAACAACTGGAATTGGTGGTTATACACTGCTCTATAATTCCTATGGATTGCAATTGATTACCCATCACCCATTTACTTCCAAAGCGGATGCGATAAAAAATGGTACGGATATTATTTCAACTAAACGGGTAGTTAATCAAGAGCTTAAGCGGCAAACAGTAGCGGACACTGATACTGGA
- a CDS encoding tagatose 1,6-diphosphate aldolase, with translation MKNDKREFLKNLSNESGVIAALAIDQRGSLKKMLAQAAGKPSNETDIVEFKKLISSELTPYASAILLDPEYGLPAADKRAANAGLLIAYEKTGYDTTEPGRMPDLLADWSALKLKEAGADAVKFMLYYDVDEPEEINRKKQAFVERVGAESAAAGLPFFLELMSYDAKIADTKSKEYAAVKPHKVNAMIKEFAKDRYLVDVLKVEVPVNMAYVAGYSGENEAVYSKEEAAEYFKEQTKATNNVPFIFLSAGVSAELFQETLKFAAAAGSSFNGVLCGRATWRGAIEPFAKKGKEAGKQWLDDQGRKNIEGLNDVLKTTANSLFEK, from the coding sequence ATGAAAAACGATAAGAGAGAATTTTTAAAAAATCTTTCAAATGAAAGCGGTGTTATAGCTGCTTTGGCAATTGATCAACGTGGTTCTTTGAAAAAAATGCTGGCACAAGCAGCTGGAAAGCCTAGTAATGAAACTGATATCGTTGAATTCAAGAAATTGATTTCAAGTGAATTAACTCCGTATGCTTCAGCAATTTTACTTGATCCAGAATATGGATTGCCAGCTGCTGACAAAAGAGCTGCCAATGCTGGGTTATTGATTGCTTATGAGAAAACCGGTTATGACACAACTGAACCGGGGAGAATGCCAGACTTATTAGCGGATTGGTCAGCTTTAAAACTTAAAGAGGCAGGAGCAGATGCAGTTAAGTTTATGCTGTATTATGACGTTGATGAACCAGAAGAAATCAATCGGAAAAAGCAGGCATTTGTTGAACGAGTTGGGGCTGAAAGTGCAGCAGCTGGATTACCATTTTTCTTAGAGCTGATGTCATATGATGCTAAGATTGCTGATACTAAGAGTAAAGAATATGCAGCAGTTAAACCGCATAAAGTTAACGCTATGATTAAGGAATTTGCCAAGGATCGTTATTTGGTAGATGTTTTGAAAGTAGAAGTTCCGGTAAATATGGCTTATGTAGCTGGTTACAGTGGAGAAAACGAAGCGGTTTATTCAAAAGAAGAAGCGGCAGAATATTTTAAAGAACAAACAAAAGCAACCAATAATGTGCCATTTATTTTCTTAAGTGCTGGGGTCAGTGCTGAACTTTTCCAAGAGACATTGAAGTTTGCAGCAGCAGCAGGATCAAGCTTTAATGGAGTACTTTGTGGTCGCGCAACATGGCGTGGAGCAATTGAACCGTTTGCCAAGAAAGGAAAAGAAGCCGGAAAACAGTGGTTGGATGATCAGGGACGAAAGAATATAGAGGGATTGAATGATGTTTTAAAAACAACAGCCAACTCTTTATTTGAAAAATAA
- a CDS encoding MurR/RpiR family transcriptional regulator, producing the protein MEKKLSNAEEYLWSFIQNHIDEISELSIVKLSEYANVSTATIVRTMKKKGYSGYTAFRHQILSQEKNGPKYQILSQADNEIKSVILKNEIELNNTLRNLEIGIVEDTIRQIQNSKMVYIFARGLSEPIGRELQMKLQLVGKYAELQTDPNIIKTVAKQIKYNCVVIFISLNGQTKELVNAAKSLEKKEITKIVFTTNSYSPLAGLSDLLFLGFKSETTYFPDYEVQSRLPLQIMTRILMDSYVVRTKKDHHLL; encoded by the coding sequence ATGGAGAAGAAATTAAGCAATGCTGAGGAATATCTTTGGTCTTTTATTCAAAATCATATTGATGAGATTAGTGAACTCTCAATTGTAAAACTTAGTGAATACGCTAATGTTTCTACAGCTACAATTGTTAGGACGATGAAAAAAAAAGGATACTCTGGATATACCGCTTTTCGACATCAAATTCTTAGTCAAGAAAAAAACGGTCCAAAATATCAAATTTTATCTCAAGCAGATAATGAAATAAAATCCGTTATTCTTAAAAACGAAATTGAATTAAATAATACGCTAAGAAATTTAGAAATTGGAATAGTCGAAGATACAATCAGACAAATTCAAAACTCTAAAATGGTGTATATCTTTGCACGTGGTCTTTCTGAACCCATTGGAAGAGAATTACAAATGAAATTACAGTTAGTCGGAAAATATGCCGAGCTTCAAACTGATCCAAACATAATTAAAACGGTCGCAAAACAAATTAAGTACAATTGTGTAGTGATTTTCATCTCATTGAATGGTCAAACTAAAGAACTTGTAAATGCTGCCAAGTCATTAGAAAAAAAAGAAATTACAAAAATAGTTTTTACAACTAATTCGTATTCTCCTCTAGCTGGTCTTTCTGATTTATTGTTTTTAGGGTTTAAATCTGAAACAACCTACTTTCCTGATTACGAGGTTCAATCAAGACTACCCTTACAGATAATGACCAGAATATTAATGGATTCTTATGTTGTTCGAACAAAAAAAGATCATCACCTGCTTTAA